The Choristoneura fumiferana chromosome 10, NRCan_CFum_1, whole genome shotgun sequence genome has a segment encoding these proteins:
- the scat gene encoding VPS54 subunit of GARP complex scat, whose product MEDNITPCKKTPTWQNCVHCPNLLFSTTTEFERHIQDKHSIKEGSIILCQYGPNGICATLQFGDLRKAGFKYHVREYHLYAKDDAEDDWTFYSSSQNLPAVLNDPNRGKQSNFFTKIWGDSFVEKVEIHPSPYLPEITLHHFEAYCKKIVRRYRRHCKLKDNVPAKARTPVVEATCEVPEIFYQQALELHDPNVFSKVFPNLVDAQDTTVAVRSLQETLSTYLDFIEMKISKQVAQKSDAFFHAMLSHDTIMEQMAKAVKTVRSTRDSISVVKNNLTQCPLKLVSLTRINQNLTNVHELLKLIGTVQQTQPMIQLLLSTSDYVAALDLISSTQKVLSTQLARIQAFRHLSPQLTEMKRLIHKMLGNEFQRFIVTDLNRPPKDLSDIPERDKIVSIVSGILRLKEFDFIETFKMEAMTTIQATIKQCVIEIVSERDGNTEVVLRGSNADNAWLLCNESIVFLQKVTPNLITVFKRILALKELVLDISQMDDVTGNESEEVWTQDELVLVEEKLNKMIVSLSDYSNERCANLIVTKTEKDFVFSDLSQLSKLSTLIEDFSDEFEKVTGHCSNSMKLALRSFAMKYIQNLHSERRSQLTATLNAERWKSADVPNELQHLIDKISNSGNSANMQYETVKSDGKFLVINKENYAVVGTVQLLIKIMLEYCEATKQSPVIVQYLTHCMLELIRLFNSRCCQLVLGAGAIQSAGLKTISTSNLALVSRSLQVVLWLLPIIRQHLDQLQSKEVSLNGFSSIESDIVSHKQEIENKICLIVSNMLCSQLFGWDAKPPVPSQTFRNISKHLVKLHEALIDILPIEQIRNIYKRVHDNFKDKLREQLAKMNIVANGSPQHGVVTSELTFYLQTLKTLRVINDNDAEDNILYDIWLN is encoded by the exons ATGGAGGACAATATTACACCTTGTAAGAAGACGCCAACTTGGCAGAACTGTGTACATTGCCCTAATCTTCTGTTCAGCACTACCACGGAGTTCGAAAG GCATATTCAAGACAAGCATAGTATTAAGGAAGGGTCCATTATCTTGTGTCAATATGGACCTAATGGAATTTGTGCCACACTGCAATTCGGTGATTTACGGAAAGCAGGATTCAAGTATCACGTAAGGGAATACCATTTGTACGCCAAGGACGATGCAGAAGACGATTGGACCTTTTACTCATCATCTCAGAATCTTCCAGCAGTATTGAATGACCCCAACAGAGGCAAGCAAAGCAACTTTTTCACTAAGATTTGGGGAGACAGCTTTGTAGAAAAAGTAGAAATACATCCTAGTCCATACCTGCCTGAAATCACATTACACCATTTTGAGGCATATTGCAAAAAAATTGTGAGAAGATACAGAAGACACTGCAAGCTCAAGGACAACGTCCCTGCCAAGGCCAGGACTCCAGTGGTTGAAGCAACTTGTGAAGTTCCTGAAATTTTCTACCAACAAGCATTAGAATTACATGATCCAAATGTTTTTAGTAAAGTATTTCCAAATCTCGTTGATGCCCAGGATACTACTGTTGCGGTCAGGTCCCTGCAGGAGACACTGAGCACATACCTAGACTTTATAGAAATGAAAATATCAAAACAAGTAGCACAGAAGTCTGATGCGTTCTTCCATGCTATGCTCTCACATGACACCATCATGGAGCAAATGGCCAAAGCTGTGAAAACAGTGCGATCAACAAGAGACAGTATTAGTGTAGTGAAAAACAATCTGACGCAATGTCCTTTAAAATTGGTGAGTCTCACAAGAATTAATCAAAATCTGACTAATGTACATGAATTGCTGAAATTGATAGGAACGGTGCAGCAAACCCAGCCCATGATCCAACTTCTTTTGAGTACTTCTGATTATGTTGCTGCTTTGGATTTGATAAGTTCTACACAAAAGGTTTTATCAACACAACTTGCAAGGATTCAGGCTTTCCGGCACTTGTCTCCACAGCTGACTGAAATGAAAAGGTTAATTCATAAAATGCTGGGCAATGAATTCCAAAGATTTATTGTGACAGATTTAAACAGACCTCCCAAGGATCTATCAGACATCCCTGAGAGGGACAAAATAGTATCCATAGTGTCAGGGATTCTGAGACTAAAAGAGTTTGATTTTATAGAAACCTTCAAAATGGAGGCTATGACTACAATCCAGGCTACAATCAAACAATGTGTGATAGAAATTGTATCAGAGAGAGATGGTAACACAGAAGTGGTTCTGCGGGGTTCCAATGCTGACAATGCATGGTTGCTATGCAATGAGAGTATTGTATTCCTTCAAAAAGTTACTCCAAACCTAATCACAGTGTTCAAGAGAATTTTGGCCCTAAAAGAATTAGTATTGGACATCAGCCAAATGGATGATGTGACTGGAAATGAAAGTGAAGAAGTGTGGACTCAGGATGAACTTGTTTTAGTTGAagaaaaactgaataaaatgaTTGTCTCATTATCTGATTACAGTAATGAGAGATGTGCTAATCTCATTGTGACCAAAACTGAAAAGGACTTTGTGTTTTCTGATTTATCTCAGTTATCTAAATTGTCAACATTAATAGAAGATTTTTCAGATGAATTTGAAAAAGTGACAGGGCATTGCAGTAATTCAATGAAACTGGCACTGAGGAGTTTTGCAAtgaaatatatacaaaacttaCATTCAGAGCGCAGAAGCCAACTAACTGCCACCCTCAATGCCGAACGATGGAAAAGTGCTGATGTTCCAAATGAGCTTCAacatttaattgataaaatatcTAATTCTGGCAATTCAGCAAACATGCAGTATGAAACTGTTAAATCAGATGGAAAATTTCTAGTTAtaaacaaggaaaactatgCAGTTGTTGGAACAGTGcaactattaattaaaatcATGCTGGAGTACTGTGAAGCCACTAAACAGTCGCCAGTTATTGTTCAGTATTTAACTCACTGCATGTTAGAACTAATCAGACTGTTTAATTCCCGCTGCTGCCAGTTGGTCCTGGGAGCAGGTGCAATACAAAGTGCAGGGCTGAAAACAATATCCACATCAAACTTAGCTTTAGTCTCCAGATCTCTGCAGGTCGTCCTGTGGCTGCTGCCAATAATCAGGCAACACCTTGACCAGTTGCAGTCAAAAGAAGTATCATTGAACGGCTTCAGTAGTATTGAAAGTGATATTGTTAGCCATAAGCAAGAAATAGAGAATAAGATATGCCTCATAGTTAGCAACATGCTTTGCTCACAGTTGTTCGGCTGGGATGCTAAACCTCCTGTTCCATCTCAAACATTccgaaatatttccaaacacTTAGTTAAATTACATGAAGCATTAATAGATATACTGCCtattgaacaaataagaaacatttataAAAGAGTACATGATAATTTCAAAGATAAATTAAGAGAGCAATTAGCAAAAATGAATATTGTAGCCAATGGTAGTCCTCAGCATGGAGTAGTCACTTCCGAGTTAACCTTCTACCTGCAGACCCTCAAGACGCTGCGTGTGATCAACGACAACGACGCCGAAGACAACATACTTTACGATATTTGGCTAAActaa